The following coding sequences lie in one Heliangelus exortis chromosome 8, bHelExo1.hap1, whole genome shotgun sequence genomic window:
- the CLCC1 gene encoding chloride channel CLIC-like protein 1 isoform X1 codes for MLLNSALYSDNCSKVILIHSYNTASFYRMLFPLVLCAAVLIGSGKVQDDDWIDPTDMLNYDAASGAMRRPLKANYHDSEDKTVDALSTEILPSCSREVDSLQQKIVECEKRNAKSHESRSFYIFKRYLNKILNEAGKLGLPEENVGRVHYDAEIILTRQQYLEILRFLNEETWQSGAVDDALSDILINFKHHDYEAWNWRFEDTFGIDLYNLFMILLCLVCIVTVIATELWTRIHWFVQLKRVLLISFLISFAWNWLYLYKVAFAQHQAEIAKMGQFDNICAEKLGWRESLFEWFTSKWTLQDDACQKYYETLLVNPVLLVPPTKALAITFTNFVTEPLKHVGQGVGEFIKALMKEIPFILQIPVLFMMALAVLAFCYGAGSSVSMLRYLTSQNRSLPPPESHQANIDFVPYNGSQSDGYNLQRPRYVHRGSYDRGDAPLGPGNSSGGPDILHTSTVPHTQVEDCHVPEPANSLHTEPEVCRLETITAENLTEEHILEQQKEETGKAEQETEENCDPNKNLEGKSSAMEPCKEKNSSSHREVTKKEEKQVSFDAQEGDKGSPKL; via the exons ATGCTGCTGAACTCTGCTCTATACTCTGATAACTGCAGCAAAGTCATATTGATCCACTCCTATAATACAGCTTCATT TTACAGGATGCTGTTTCCTTTGGTATTGTGTGCAGCTGTTCTAATAGGGAGTGGTAAAGTTCAAGATGATGATTGGATTGACCCCACGGATATGCTTAATTATGATGCTGCATCAGGAGCAATGAGAAGACCTTTAAAG GCAAACTACCATGACTCTGAGGACAAAACTGTGGATGCACTCAGTACTGAAATCTTACCGAGTTGTTCCAGGGAAGTAGATTCCTTGCAACAGAAG ATTGTAGAATGTGAGAAGAGGAATGCCAAATCACACGAGAGCCGtagcttttatatttttaagcgATACTTGAACAAGATTTTAAATGAAGCCGGAAAACTTGGCCTT CCTGAGGAGAATGTGGGCCGTGTCCATTATGATGCTGAGATCATCCTGACAAGACAGCAGTATTTGGAGATCCTCAGGTTTCTCAATGAGGAAACCTGGCAGTCAGGTGCTGTGGATGATGCACTTAGTGACATTTTGATCAACTTTAAGCACCATGATTATGAAGCTTGGAACTGGAGATTTGAAGACACTTTTGGGATTGAtctatataatttatttatg atacTCTTGTGCTTAGTGTGCATTGTAACTGTTATAGCTACAGAGCTCTGGACACGTATTCATTGGTTTGTTCAACTAAAACGTGTTTTGTTAATAAGTTTTCTCATCAGTTTTGCATGGAACTGGCTTTACTTGTATAAG GTGGCTTTTGCACAGCATCAAGCAGAAATTGCAAAAATGGGGCAGTTTGATAACATCTGTGCTGAgaagctgggctggagggaaaGTCTGTTTG AATGGTTCACAAGTAAATGGACCTTGCAGGATGATGCCTGTCAGAAGTACTATGAAACTCTACTGGTAAATCCAGTTCTGCTGGTCCCACCCACAAAG gCATTGGCAATTACTTTCACCAACTTTGTAACTGAGCCTTTGAAGCATGTAGGACAAGGAGTTGGTGAATTCATCAAAGCACTAATGAAGGAGATACCATTCATTCTGCAGATTCCAGTGCTCTTTATGATGGCTCTGGCTGTTTTG gcTTTCTGCTACGGTGCAGGATCATCAGTGTCTATGCTAAGATACTTGACCTCTCAGAACAGAAGTCTTCCTCCCCCTGAGAGTCACCAGGCCAACATAGACTTTGTGCCTTACAATGGGAGTCAGTCAGATGGATACAATTTGCAGAGGCCTCGTTATGTTCACAGAGGATCTTACGACAGAGGGGATGCTCCCCTGGGGCCAGGAAACAGCAGTGGGGGTCCTGACATCCTGCACACCAGCACTGTGCCACACACGCAAGTAGAAGACTGTCATGTACCAGAACCTGCT AATAGCTTGCACACTGAGCCTGAAGTTTGTAGACTAGAAACTATCACAGCTGAAAATCTTACTGAAGAACACATACTTGAGCAGCAGAAAGAGGAGACAGGCAAAGCAGAGCAAGAGACTGAAGAAAATTGTGATCCTAATAAAAACCTAGAAGGGAAAAGTTCTGCAATGGAACCATGCAAAGAGAAGAACAGCAGTTCTCACAGGGAAGTGACcaagaaagaagagaagcaggTCTCATTTGATGCACAGGAGGGAGACAAAGGAAGCCCCAAGCTCTGA
- the CLCC1 gene encoding chloride channel CLIC-like protein 1 isoform X2 — MLFPLVLCAAVLIGSGKVQDDDWIDPTDMLNYDAASGAMRRPLKANYHDSEDKTVDALSTEILPSCSREVDSLQQKIVECEKRNAKSHESRSFYIFKRYLNKILNEAGKLGLPEENVGRVHYDAEIILTRQQYLEILRFLNEETWQSGAVDDALSDILINFKHHDYEAWNWRFEDTFGIDLYNLFMILLCLVCIVTVIATELWTRIHWFVQLKRVLLISFLISFAWNWLYLYKVAFAQHQAEIAKMGQFDNICAEKLGWRESLFEWFTSKWTLQDDACQKYYETLLVNPVLLVPPTKALAITFTNFVTEPLKHVGQGVGEFIKALMKEIPFILQIPVLFMMALAVLAFCYGAGSSVSMLRYLTSQNRSLPPPESHQANIDFVPYNGSQSDGYNLQRPRYVHRGSYDRGDAPLGPGNSSGGPDILHTSTVPHTQVEDCHVPEPANSLHTEPEVCRLETITAENLTEEHILEQQKEETGKAEQETEENCDPNKNLEGKSSAMEPCKEKNSSSHREVTKKEEKQVSFDAQEGDKGSPKL, encoded by the exons ATGCTGTTTCCTTTGGTATTGTGTGCAGCTGTTCTAATAGGGAGTGGTAAAGTTCAAGATGATGATTGGATTGACCCCACGGATATGCTTAATTATGATGCTGCATCAGGAGCAATGAGAAGACCTTTAAAG GCAAACTACCATGACTCTGAGGACAAAACTGTGGATGCACTCAGTACTGAAATCTTACCGAGTTGTTCCAGGGAAGTAGATTCCTTGCAACAGAAG ATTGTAGAATGTGAGAAGAGGAATGCCAAATCACACGAGAGCCGtagcttttatatttttaagcgATACTTGAACAAGATTTTAAATGAAGCCGGAAAACTTGGCCTT CCTGAGGAGAATGTGGGCCGTGTCCATTATGATGCTGAGATCATCCTGACAAGACAGCAGTATTTGGAGATCCTCAGGTTTCTCAATGAGGAAACCTGGCAGTCAGGTGCTGTGGATGATGCACTTAGTGACATTTTGATCAACTTTAAGCACCATGATTATGAAGCTTGGAACTGGAGATTTGAAGACACTTTTGGGATTGAtctatataatttatttatg atacTCTTGTGCTTAGTGTGCATTGTAACTGTTATAGCTACAGAGCTCTGGACACGTATTCATTGGTTTGTTCAACTAAAACGTGTTTTGTTAATAAGTTTTCTCATCAGTTTTGCATGGAACTGGCTTTACTTGTATAAG GTGGCTTTTGCACAGCATCAAGCAGAAATTGCAAAAATGGGGCAGTTTGATAACATCTGTGCTGAgaagctgggctggagggaaaGTCTGTTTG AATGGTTCACAAGTAAATGGACCTTGCAGGATGATGCCTGTCAGAAGTACTATGAAACTCTACTGGTAAATCCAGTTCTGCTGGTCCCACCCACAAAG gCATTGGCAATTACTTTCACCAACTTTGTAACTGAGCCTTTGAAGCATGTAGGACAAGGAGTTGGTGAATTCATCAAAGCACTAATGAAGGAGATACCATTCATTCTGCAGATTCCAGTGCTCTTTATGATGGCTCTGGCTGTTTTG gcTTTCTGCTACGGTGCAGGATCATCAGTGTCTATGCTAAGATACTTGACCTCTCAGAACAGAAGTCTTCCTCCCCCTGAGAGTCACCAGGCCAACATAGACTTTGTGCCTTACAATGGGAGTCAGTCAGATGGATACAATTTGCAGAGGCCTCGTTATGTTCACAGAGGATCTTACGACAGAGGGGATGCTCCCCTGGGGCCAGGAAACAGCAGTGGGGGTCCTGACATCCTGCACACCAGCACTGTGCCACACACGCAAGTAGAAGACTGTCATGTACCAGAACCTGCT AATAGCTTGCACACTGAGCCTGAAGTTTGTAGACTAGAAACTATCACAGCTGAAAATCTTACTGAAGAACACATACTTGAGCAGCAGAAAGAGGAGACAGGCAAAGCAGAGCAAGAGACTGAAGAAAATTGTGATCCTAATAAAAACCTAGAAGGGAAAAGTTCTGCAATGGAACCATGCAAAGAGAAGAACAGCAGTTCTCACAGGGAAGTGACcaagaaagaagagaagcaggTCTCATTTGATGCACAGGAGGGAGACAAAGGAAGCCCCAAGCTCTGA
- the CLCC1 gene encoding chloride channel CLIC-like protein 1 isoform X3, which yields MLFPLVLCAAVLIGSGKVQDDDWIDPTDMLNYDAASGAMRRPLKANYHDSEDKTVDALSTEILPSCSREVDSLQQKIVECEKRNAKSHESRSFYIFKRYLNKILNEAGKLGLPEENVGRVHYDAEIILTRQQYLEILRFLNEETWQSGAVDDALSDILINFKHHDYEAWNWRFEDTFGIDLYNLFMILLCLVCIVTVIATELWTRIHWFVQLKRVLLISFLISFAWNWLYLYKVAFAQHQAEIAKMGQFDNICAEKLGWRESLFEWFTSKWTLQDDACQKYYETLLVNPVLLVPPTKALAITFTNFVTEPLKHVGQGVGEFIKALMKEIPFILQIPVLFMMALAVLAFCYGAGSSVSMLRYLTSQNRSLPPPESHQANIDFVPYNGSQSDGYNLQRPRYVHRGSYDRGDAPLGPGNSSGGPDILHTSTVPHTQVEDCHVPEPAV from the exons ATGCTGTTTCCTTTGGTATTGTGTGCAGCTGTTCTAATAGGGAGTGGTAAAGTTCAAGATGATGATTGGATTGACCCCACGGATATGCTTAATTATGATGCTGCATCAGGAGCAATGAGAAGACCTTTAAAG GCAAACTACCATGACTCTGAGGACAAAACTGTGGATGCACTCAGTACTGAAATCTTACCGAGTTGTTCCAGGGAAGTAGATTCCTTGCAACAGAAG ATTGTAGAATGTGAGAAGAGGAATGCCAAATCACACGAGAGCCGtagcttttatatttttaagcgATACTTGAACAAGATTTTAAATGAAGCCGGAAAACTTGGCCTT CCTGAGGAGAATGTGGGCCGTGTCCATTATGATGCTGAGATCATCCTGACAAGACAGCAGTATTTGGAGATCCTCAGGTTTCTCAATGAGGAAACCTGGCAGTCAGGTGCTGTGGATGATGCACTTAGTGACATTTTGATCAACTTTAAGCACCATGATTATGAAGCTTGGAACTGGAGATTTGAAGACACTTTTGGGATTGAtctatataatttatttatg atacTCTTGTGCTTAGTGTGCATTGTAACTGTTATAGCTACAGAGCTCTGGACACGTATTCATTGGTTTGTTCAACTAAAACGTGTTTTGTTAATAAGTTTTCTCATCAGTTTTGCATGGAACTGGCTTTACTTGTATAAG GTGGCTTTTGCACAGCATCAAGCAGAAATTGCAAAAATGGGGCAGTTTGATAACATCTGTGCTGAgaagctgggctggagggaaaGTCTGTTTG AATGGTTCACAAGTAAATGGACCTTGCAGGATGATGCCTGTCAGAAGTACTATGAAACTCTACTGGTAAATCCAGTTCTGCTGGTCCCACCCACAAAG gCATTGGCAATTACTTTCACCAACTTTGTAACTGAGCCTTTGAAGCATGTAGGACAAGGAGTTGGTGAATTCATCAAAGCACTAATGAAGGAGATACCATTCATTCTGCAGATTCCAGTGCTCTTTATGATGGCTCTGGCTGTTTTG gcTTTCTGCTACGGTGCAGGATCATCAGTGTCTATGCTAAGATACTTGACCTCTCAGAACAGAAGTCTTCCTCCCCCTGAGAGTCACCAGGCCAACATAGACTTTGTGCCTTACAATGGGAGTCAGTCAGATGGATACAATTTGCAGAGGCCTCGTTATGTTCACAGAGGATCTTACGACAGAGGGGATGCTCCCCTGGGGCCAGGAAACAGCAGTGGGGGTCCTGACATCCTGCACACCAGCACTGTGCCACACACGCAAGTAGAAGACTGTCATGTACCAGAACCTGCTGTAT AA